Within the bacterium genome, the region CCGGCAGCACACGAATGACTTGCACCGTGGCATTGTCTTCACCGCCGCGAGCATTGGCCAACGCCACGAGTTTCTCGCAGGCCTTCTGCGGGGCGTGAGAGAGTACAATCTTCTTCAATTCGCTGGGATCGACTTTGGCCAGGCCGTCGGTGCACAACAAGAAGTGATCGCCGGGCGCGAGGCTGAGGTTGGGAATCATGTCCACTTCGAGCTCGGTGTAGATGCCGAGCGCGCGATAAAGATGCGACTTCTCCGGATGGCGGCGCGCTTCCTCGGCGGTGATCATGCCGAGGCGCTGCATCTCCGCGACCTTGGAATGATCCTGGGTGAGCTGCTCGATCTTGTCCGGGTTGATGCGATAAGCGCGGCTGTCGCCCACGTGCGCGACACAGCCCGTGCCGCCCTGCAGCGCCAGCGCGGTGCAGGTCGTGCCCATGCCATAGAACTCGAAGCTGGTGTTGGAGGCTTGGTAGATGCGCTGATTGGCCACGGTCAAAGCGCGCTGCAGGCTGTGGGGAAGATCCGCCTGCTGTTCGGCGAAATACGTTTCTGCGATGA harbors:
- a CDS encoding Stp1/IreP family PP2C-type Ser/Thr phosphatase — encoded protein: MEQGLSISFGSASDRGLKREENQDSFGKFPAEDASLQTPKGQLFVVADGMGGHAGGSEASRMAVRIIAETYFAEQQADLPHSLQRALTVANQRIYQASNTSFEFYGMGTTCTALALQGGTGCVAHVGDSRAYRINPDKIEQLTQDHSKVAEMQRLGMITAEEARRHPEKSHLYRALGIYTELEVDMIPNLSLAPGDHFLLCTDGLAKVDPSELKKIVLSHAPQKACEKLVALANARGGEDNATVQVIRVLPGNAARTGFLSRVVRRWRRFWI